Proteins co-encoded in one Bradyrhizobium sp. 170 genomic window:
- a CDS encoding transposase gives MYRPARTSCSRCLCPDGRTIRHDVEHRSGTLAPRNLIPVTNPIERLNGEIKRRTEVIGIFPNEDAIVRLIGAILLEQNDEWAVQRARYMTLETIAPLSDDPIVSLPAIAS, from the coding sequence GTGTATCGGCCTGCCCGCACTTCGTGCTCCCGGTGCCTCTGTCCCGATGGTCGCACCATACGCCACGATGTAGAACACCGCAGCGGAACGTTAGCACCGAGAAATCTCATACCGGTTACCAATCCGATCGAGCGGCTCAACGGTGAGATCAAGCGGCGCACCGAGGTGATCGGCATCTTCCCCAATGAGGACGCCATCGTCCGCCTCATCGGCGCGATCCTGCTCGAGCAGAACGACGAATGGGCCGTCCAGCGCGCCCGCTACATGACACTGGAAACTATCGCTCCGTTGAGCGATGATCCAATCGTCAGCCTCCCGGCTATCGCCAGCTGA
- a CDS encoding IS110 family transposase, whose product MDVHRTFGEVVIWEDGILRHAGRVDMTRTALEGMGKSLRSTDDVVIEATGNSMAVSRVLAPFVARVIIANPLQVKAIAQAHVKTDKIDAGTLASLQAAGYLPQIWTPDAATERKRRLVARRYQVVRHRTRLKNEVHSILHAHLIPKCPHAYLFNARGRAWLAAQQLPDDERAAIDRHVRELDRLAEDLALLDREIAQDAIDDPPVNRLMTITGVNLAVAAGIVAAIGDISRFSSPQKLVSYFGLNPRVRQSGLGVAHHGRISKIGRSHARAMLVEAAWAAAKAPGPLHAFFVRIRARRGHQIAAVAVARKLTVLCWHLLTRGEDYLWARPALVANKTRAMQLQAGHPQQKGNRRGPAYAYNIKSLRDREMLIAAQAEQSYERFVSQWKPRRPKSGARAPQLGRTK is encoded by the coding sequence ATTGATGTTCACCGAACCTTCGGCGAGGTGGTAATCTGGGAAGACGGCATCCTTCGACATGCCGGTCGGGTCGACATGACCCGGACCGCGCTTGAAGGAATGGGCAAGAGTCTGCGGTCGACCGATGACGTGGTGATCGAGGCGACCGGAAATAGCATGGCGGTGTCGCGGGTGCTGGCGCCATTCGTGGCGCGGGTGATTATCGCCAATCCGTTGCAGGTGAAGGCGATCGCTCAGGCGCACGTCAAGACTGACAAGATCGACGCCGGTACACTCGCCAGCCTGCAGGCAGCGGGCTACCTGCCGCAGATCTGGACGCCTGATGCGGCGACCGAACGCAAGCGCAGGCTGGTGGCGCGGCGCTACCAGGTCGTGCGGCATCGCACGCGGCTCAAGAATGAAGTGCATTCGATCCTGCATGCGCACCTGATCCCAAAGTGCCCGCACGCCTATCTTTTCAACGCCCGCGGCCGGGCGTGGCTGGCCGCTCAACAGTTGCCGGACGATGAGCGCGCAGCGATCGATCGGCACGTTCGTGAGCTTGACCGGCTGGCCGAAGACTTGGCCCTGCTCGACCGCGAGATCGCACAGGACGCCATCGACGATCCCCCGGTCAACAGATTGATGACGATCACCGGCGTGAATCTGGCAGTCGCCGCCGGGATCGTGGCGGCGATCGGCGACATCAGCCGGTTCAGCAGCCCGCAGAAGCTGGTGAGCTATTTCGGGCTGAACCCGCGGGTGCGGCAGTCGGGACTGGGAGTCGCCCATCACGGTCGCATCAGCAAGATCGGCCGTTCTCACGCGCGCGCCATGCTGGTCGAGGCGGCCTGGGCCGCGGCCAAGGCGCCCGGTCCACTGCATGCGTTTTTCGTGCGCATCCGCGCCCGGCGCGGCCATCAGATCGCCGCGGTGGCCGTGGCTCGCAAGCTCACTGTGCTCTGCTGGCATTTGTTGACGAGGGGCGAAGATTACCTGTGGGCGCGCCCAGCACTGGTCGCCAACAAGACCCGCGCGATGCAACTTCAAGCCGGACATCCGCAACAGAAAGGCAACCGGCGTGGACCAGCCTATGCCTACAACATCAAGTCGCTGCGCGACCGCGAGATGTTGATTGCCGCCCAGGCAGAGCAAAGCTACGAACGGTTCGTGTCACAATGGAAACCGCGGCGGCCAAAATCCGGGGCGCGGGCGCCTCAGCTCGGCAGGACAAAATAG